The following are encoded together in the Candidatus Eisenbacteria bacterium genome:
- a CDS encoding methyltransferase yields MAARARNASPAPRSSAYTAIYAVVRRVPRGRVSTYGAIAELAKLPRQARLVGYAMHALPDGSPLPWHRILSADGRLGIARLSPSGALTQRMRLEREGVGFDARGRVKLERFGWPRARFAARPR; encoded by the coding sequence ATGGCTGCGCGCGCCCGAAACGCCTCACCCGCTCCACGCTCCAGCGCCTACACCGCGATCTACGCAGTGGTCAGACGCGTGCCGCGGGGGCGAGTCTCCACCTACGGCGCGATTGCGGAACTCGCGAAGTTGCCGCGCCAGGCGCGCCTGGTCGGCTACGCCATGCACGCGCTCCCGGATGGCTCACCACTGCCATGGCACCGCATCCTGAGTGCCGACGGGCGGCTGGGGATCGCGCGACTGAGTCCCAGTGGCGCGCTCACGCAGCGCATGCGTCTCGAGCGCGAGGGGGTGGGCTTCGATGCCCGCGGGCGAGTGAAGCTCGAGCGCTTCGGCTGGCCGCGGGCACGCTTCGCCGCCCGCCCGCGATGA
- a CDS encoding energy transducer TonB, whose amino-acid sequence MTRTVVLHEFMPYGAPDLQSVERRHLIAALSCAMSMSLALFLGLAPLLGRTTRARPVASVRVTLERFETTPMLPPPADRARPLPPVRPTPPCEVAEVRQVEVAPPELHREPETGTPIGNSESMDSGVRSTPKGEVGSPAELEVLPELGVHVPRDEEPVVWHRVAPEYPEVLKLAGFEGRVTFQALIGRDGRVARIEVMGRDANPMFENAARAALLQWRFEPARAAGHPVAVWVAVPFRFTLR is encoded by the coding sequence ATGACCCGCACGGTCGTCCTGCACGAGTTCATGCCCTACGGCGCGCCCGATCTTCAATCGGTGGAGCGTCGCCATCTGATCGCCGCGCTGTCCTGCGCGATGTCCATGAGTCTTGCGCTGTTTCTCGGCCTCGCGCCGCTGCTCGGTCGCACGACCCGTGCGCGGCCGGTCGCAAGCGTTCGTGTCACGCTCGAGCGCTTCGAGACGACGCCGATGCTGCCGCCTCCAGCCGATCGGGCGCGCCCGCTGCCTCCCGTTCGACCGACACCGCCTTGCGAGGTGGCCGAGGTTCGCCAGGTCGAAGTCGCACCGCCGGAGCTGCATCGTGAGCCCGAAACCGGCACGCCGATCGGCAACTCTGAGTCGATGGACTCGGGCGTCCGAAGCACGCCGAAGGGAGAGGTTGGCTCGCCGGCTGAGCTCGAGGTCCTTCCCGAACTGGGTGTCCACGTTCCTCGCGATGAGGAGCCGGTGGTCTGGCACCGCGTGGCCCCCGAGTATCCGGAAGTGCTCAAGCTCGCCGGCTTCGAGGGCCGCGTGACCTTTCAAGCACTGATCGGTCGCGACGGACGCGTGGCCCGGATCGAGGTGATGGGGCGCGATGCGAACCCGATGTTCGAGAACGCCGCGCGGGCCGCGCTCCTGCAGTGGCGGTTCGAGCCGGCGCGCGCCGCCGGGCACCCGGTCGCGGTGTGGGTGGCCGTGCCGTTTCGGTTCACGTTGCGCTAG